The Algoriphagus sanaruensis genome window below encodes:
- a CDS encoding LysM peptidoglycan-binding domain-containing protein, with protein sequence MNKSLFSLLIFSLMFGLVSLESLASSPYLGDSVGVERIGNQTFILHKVSPQETLFGISRRYQVSVGEIQQANEVLKQGLKIGQTIKVPFKGNVTLAEGQKIHKVAPGETLFSISKKYGTSIDSLKKLNNLAGNDLSVGQSLKIGESTPSESSADVSPASVNQATSASTVSSKTMEEPKKADTPKPVSVEKKSEEPKKKVESNAPVKTSNSVATSTPIAPGDWMTHTVEAGETLFSLSSKYQTSVENLIQWNGLTSNNLKAGQKLKVGRAAPAPSTVPIIGTPKEVSSTAEMESSPVVENTSGGFKNIRETGLAETIEGTGSHKKYLVLHRDAPVGSIMRIKNEENDITIFARVVGTLPDTGDNSKLLIKLSQAAYDQLKAVNPRFPVEVLY encoded by the coding sequence ATGAACAAATCCTTATTTTCTCTCCTGATTTTTAGCCTAATGTTTGGCTTGGTTTCATTAGAATCCTTGGCCTCAAGTCCTTATCTCGGGGATTCGGTAGGTGTGGAGCGGATCGGAAATCAAACCTTTATCCTCCATAAAGTAAGTCCACAGGAAACTTTGTTTGGAATTTCGCGGAGATACCAAGTCTCTGTCGGAGAAATTCAACAAGCCAACGAAGTCCTAAAACAAGGGCTTAAAATAGGACAAACGATAAAGGTGCCATTTAAAGGAAATGTGACTTTAGCAGAGGGGCAAAAAATTCATAAAGTAGCACCAGGAGAAACTCTTTTCTCGATTTCCAAAAAGTATGGAACCTCTATTGATTCCTTAAAAAAGTTGAATAATCTAGCTGGGAACGATTTGAGTGTAGGACAATCTTTGAAAATCGGTGAAAGTACTCCATCAGAATCTTCTGCTGATGTTTCTCCAGCCTCTGTTAATCAAGCCACTTCAGCTTCGACTGTTTCTTCAAAAACAATGGAAGAACCGAAAAAGGCAGATACTCCAAAACCAGTATCTGTTGAAAAAAAGTCAGAAGAGCCTAAAAAGAAAGTAGAATCCAACGCTCCAGTTAAAACATCTAACTCAGTAGCTACATCCACTCCAATAGCTCCTGGAGATTGGATGACTCATACGGTTGAAGCTGGAGAAACACTTTTTTCACTTTCCTCCAAATACCAGACGAGTGTCGAGAATCTGATTCAATGGAATGGTCTTACTTCAAATAATCTCAAAGCAGGCCAAAAACTAAAAGTGGGTCGAGCCGCTCCAGCACCATCCACAGTGCCGATAATTGGAACTCCAAAAGAAGTAAGCAGTACTGCTGAAATGGAATCAAGTCCTGTTGTCGAAAACACCTCAGGAGGTTTCAAAAACATCCGAGAAACGGGCTTGGCGGAGACAATTGAAGGCACTGGCTCTCACAAGAAATATTTGGTTCTTCACCGTGATGCTCCTGTTGGTAGTATCATGAGAATCAAAAACGAAGAGAACGATATCACCATCTTTGCCCGCGTAGTCGGAACTCTACCAGATACTGGCGATAATTCTAAATTGTTGATCAAACTTTCCCAAGCTGCCTATGATCAGCTTAAGGCTGTTAATCCTAGATTTCCAGTAGAAGTGCTTTACTGA
- a CDS encoding NfeD family protein, producing MKKSMLLLLTQLLVSFFSVMAQEPGNKVFIFKIDSDIDPRMTRRVKEALQDAKKAEATHVLIEMDTYGGIVTDADEIRTLILENDIPIYAFINKDAASAGALISIACDSIYMAPGASIGAATVVNGVDGAAAPDKYQSYMRSMMRSTAEATGRDPKIAEAMVDEKIEVEGISEAGSVITFSTSEAIKNGFCEGEFDSTEALLQGIGLQDAEQIRYEESTVDQIVSFFLNPAVSGILILIIIGGIYFELQTPGVGFPLLAAIIATLLYFIPYYLNGLAENWEVLIFFTGIILLAVELFIIPGFGIFGVIGIVFILAGLVLGMLPNQDLNFDFVPAQELFTALLTVILAALASVGIIFWLTPKINHWGAFRTITLATTQERSAGYTSSIYSQSLMGKTGTVHNRLRPSGKVEIEGEIYDAYSRGEFIDQGESIVVISTEGTSLRVKKQEA from the coding sequence ATGAAAAAATCAATGTTGCTACTCCTCACCCAGCTTTTAGTCAGCTTTTTTTCTGTGATGGCACAGGAGCCAGGAAATAAAGTTTTCATTTTCAAAATTGACAGCGATATCGACCCCCGAATGACTCGTCGGGTAAAAGAGGCTCTTCAAGACGCCAAAAAAGCCGAGGCAACGCATGTATTGATCGAAATGGATACTTATGGTGGAATTGTGACTGATGCAGATGAGATCCGAACCCTAATTTTAGAAAATGACATTCCGATATATGCTTTCATCAACAAGGATGCAGCTTCTGCGGGTGCCTTGATTTCCATTGCTTGCGATAGTATTTACATGGCACCGGGAGCAAGTATCGGAGCTGCAACAGTTGTAAATGGCGTGGATGGTGCCGCAGCTCCAGATAAATACCAATCCTACATGAGATCCATGATGCGAAGTACTGCGGAGGCTACAGGTCGTGATCCAAAAATTGCAGAGGCAATGGTGGATGAAAAAATTGAGGTGGAGGGCATTTCCGAAGCAGGTTCGGTCATTACATTTTCAACTTCAGAAGCGATCAAAAATGGATTTTGTGAGGGCGAATTCGATTCGACAGAAGCACTACTCCAAGGAATTGGGCTACAAGATGCTGAACAAATTCGCTATGAAGAATCCACAGTAGATCAGATTGTTTCCTTTTTTCTGAATCCGGCAGTGAGCGGAATTCTTATTTTGATCATCATAGGTGGAATTTACTTCGAGCTTCAAACTCCTGGGGTTGGGTTTCCGCTTTTAGCGGCCATTATTGCCACACTCCTTTACTTTATTCCTTATTATTTAAATGGCCTAGCAGAAAACTGGGAGGTATTGATCTTTTTCACAGGCATCATTTTACTTGCCGTCGAACTCTTTATCATTCCTGGATTTGGCATTTTTGGGGTGATTGGAATTGTTTTCATTTTAGCCGGACTAGTTCTGGGTATGTTACCTAATCAAGATTTGAACTTTGACTTTGTTCCAGCTCAAGAATTATTTACCGCCTTATTGACCGTTATTTTAGCAGCTTTGGCTTCAGTGGGAATCATTTTTTGGTTGACTCCCAAAATCAACCATTGGGGAGCTTTTCGAACCATCACTTTGGCTACCACTCAAGAACGATCAGCGGGCTACACTTCCAGCATCTATTCCCAATCACTCATGGGAAAAACCGGTACTGTACACAATCGACTGAGACCAAGCGGTAAGGTGGAAATAGAAGGAGAAATCTATGACGCCTATTCTAGAGGAGAATTCATCGATCAAGGTGAATCTATTGTGGTGATTTCAACGGAAGGAACTTCTCTTCGAGTCAAAAAACAGGAAGCTTGA
- a CDS encoding cyanoglobin: MNPFQSVYEAIGEENIQKLTHYFYEEVALIPELRKLYPEDLEPAERRLFLFLLQVFGGPQTYSEERGHPRLRMRHFEWKIDPKMREHWLNAMLSSLDRLNPEPTVKELMQGYFVKVANHMVNHE; this comes from the coding sequence ATGAATCCATTTCAGTCTGTTTATGAGGCAATCGGTGAGGAAAACATCCAAAAGCTCACCCATTACTTTTATGAAGAGGTAGCGTTGATTCCTGAATTGCGAAAACTCTATCCGGAGGACTTAGAACCTGCCGAACGAAGGCTCTTTTTATTTTTACTCCAAGTTTTCGGAGGTCCACAGACCTATTCTGAGGAGCGTGGTCACCCTCGCTTGAGAATGCGACATTTTGAATGGAAAATTGATCCAAAAATGAGAGAGCATTGGCTAAATGCCATGTTATCCTCCTTAGATCGACTAAACCCTGAGCCTACTGTAAAAGAACTCATGCAAGGGTATTTTGTAAAGGTTGCAAATCATATGGTCAATCATGAATAA
- the gatC gene encoding Asp-tRNA(Asn)/Glu-tRNA(Gln) amidotransferase subunit GatC — protein MKIDQDTIRKIAHLARLEFDENSAEKMSKDMSQILDWVEQLNEINTDSVEPLTTMSSEVNDLREDKLGEHLTHEEALKNAPKSDSDYFRVPKVLE, from the coding sequence ATGAAAATAGATCAAGACACCATCCGAAAAATCGCCCATTTGGCGCGCTTGGAATTTGATGAAAACTCGGCTGAAAAAATGTCCAAAGACATGTCCCAAATTCTAGATTGGGTGGAGCAGCTCAATGAAATCAATACAGACTCGGTGGAGCCCCTCACGACAATGTCCTCTGAAGTAAACGACCTGAGAGAGGATAAACTCGGAGAGCACTTGACTCATGAGGAAGCTTTGAAAAATGCTCCAAAAAGCGACTCTGATTACTTCCGAGTACCCAAAGTTCTTGAATAA
- a CDS encoding lysophospholipid acyltransferase family protein, with product MNKLLTYLYTGYSGLIFALTFICIFPFLVICIWVPGWKKYGRKINRFWARTYFSLIFLPVSIEKSSKIEKGKSYIFLANHFSYLDVAMMGFAPGDVMFVGKASIRKAPLFGYYFKNLHIAVDRERVKSRAETMRRAGIALDQGSGIVLFPEGGIYSKKPPQMVPFKTGAFRLAIEKNIPIVPVTLSYNHLILPDSSPLQVRWKPAKMVFHSPLYPENFDSLEELIEACFHTIQKQLNTDNYPLDHQKND from the coding sequence ATGAATAAGCTTTTGACCTACCTATACACCGGGTATTCGGGACTCATATTTGCCCTTACCTTCATTTGTATTTTCCCGTTTCTTGTGATTTGTATCTGGGTTCCAGGTTGGAAAAAGTACGGTCGAAAAATCAACCGCTTTTGGGCTAGAACCTATTTTTCTTTGATTTTCTTACCTGTATCCATCGAAAAATCAAGCAAAATTGAAAAAGGAAAATCCTACATTTTCTTAGCCAATCACTTCAGTTATTTGGATGTGGCCATGATGGGATTTGCTCCAGGTGATGTAATGTTTGTGGGAAAGGCCTCCATTCGAAAAGCACCTTTATTTGGGTACTATTTTAAAAATCTTCATATCGCTGTAGATCGGGAACGCGTGAAAAGCAGGGCTGAAACTATGCGAAGAGCAGGAATAGCTTTAGATCAAGGATCTGGCATTGTCCTTTTTCCTGAGGGAGGAATTTATTCTAAAAAACCGCCTCAAATGGTTCCATTCAAGACAGGAGCTTTTCGTCTGGCTATTGAAAAAAACATTCCCATCGTCCCGGTCACCTTGTCTTACAATCATTTGATACTCCCAGATTCAAGTCCACTTCAAGTTCGTTGGAAGCCTGCCAAAATGGTGTTCCATTCCCCCCTTTATCCTGAGAATTTTGACTCATTGGAAGAATTAATAGAGGCTTGTTTCCACACCATCCAAAAACAACTTAATACGGACAATTATCCGTTAGATCATCAAAAAAACGACTGA